One Lycium barbarum isolate Lr01 chromosome 5, ASM1917538v2, whole genome shotgun sequence genomic window carries:
- the LOC132642785 gene encoding large ribosomal subunit protein uL15c-like, which yields MSAGLPKYVPVNLKDIEEAGFQEGEEVSLEPLKQKGLINPSGRERRLPLKILGDGELSVKLHCKARAFLLAAKEKLEAAGFSSTVLPGRKKWVKPSVAKNLARAEEYFLQRKEQLHLT from the exons ATGTCTGCTGGACTTCCCAAATATGTACCTGTGAACTTGAAGGACATAGAAGAGGCAGGATTTCAAGAAGGGGAAGAGGTGTCACTTGAGCCCCTCAAGCAGAAGGGTTTAATAAATCCTTCAGGGAGAGAAAGGAGACTTCCACTAAAG ATCTTAGGCGATGGCGAGCTAAGCGTGAAACTCCACTGTAAGGCCCGCGCCTTTTTGTTAGCAGCAAAAGAGAAATTAGAGGCTGCTGGTTTTTCCTCGACTGTTCTACCAGGTAGAAAGAAATGGGTAAAACCATCAGTTGCTAAGAACCTTGCTAGAGCTGAGGAATATTTTTTGCAAAGAAAAGAGCAGCTGCATCTGACGTAG